A genomic segment from Gadus morhua chromosome 4, gadMor3.0, whole genome shotgun sequence encodes:
- the LOC115543091 gene encoding adrenodoxin, which produces MALVTATSRLLRLTIRVSPLRTAAVASPRYTTLCTPGRTDAQGACCVRRRDFTTCTQRLRSDNKVTVHFVNRDGEKITAKGSPGDSLLDLVINEDLDFDGFGACEGTLACSTCHLVFSEEVYEKLGPVTDEEMDMLDLAYGLTDTSRLGCQVCLTRALEGMEARVPESVADIRQTQDSSS; this is translated from the exons ATGGCGCTGGTGACCGCGACCAGCCGACTGCTCCGCCTCACGATACGGGTCAGTCCTCTGCGGACGGCGGCTGTTGCGTCGCCCCGATACACGACGCTCTGCACCCCGGGGAGAACGGATGCTCAGGGGGCATGCTGCGTCCGTCGGAGAGACTTCACCACCTGCACGCAGAGACTCAG GTCGGACAACAAGGTGACGGTCCACTTCGTGAACCGAGACGGGGAGAAGATCACAGCGAAGGGGTCGCCCGGAGACTCTCTGCTGGACCTGGTCATCAACGAGGACCTGGACTTTGACGGCTTCG GTGCGTGCGAGGGGACCCTGGCCTGCTCCACGTGCCACCTGGTCTTCAGCGAGGAGGTCTACGAGAAGCTGGGCCCCGTCACGGACGAGGAGATGGACATGCTGGACCTGGCGTACGGACTCACCGACAC gTCTCGTCTGGGCTGCCAGGTCTGCCTGACCAGGGCGCTGGAGGGCATGGAGGCGCGGGTCCCCGAGAGCGTGGCGGACATCCGACAGACCCAGGACAGCTCCTCCTAA